TCGAGGGGTCCCCACCCTGGCCACAGAAACAGCTCCCGTGGGAGGCAGGCTATGGCGGACTGGTGGCCCACACCAGAAGGCCCAGCCCCAGGTTtgggaaaaaacacatatttatttctcTGCCAAGTACAAAGTCCAGAGAAGGCAGTCTGCGGATTTCATCACCATCTGCACCGTCCAGGTGGAGGCTCCCTCCTCAAGGTCCTTTCTCAGGGTCAAGGTGTCCCCAAGGCTCCAGGTAGAATTGGCAGGAAGCAGGAACAGCAGGAGGGCGCAGCTCCTGGAAGTCATGTGGGCTGTCCACGGTGCCCACACACAGGCGTGGCTGCACCAGGGGCAGGGAGCTGGGATGCGTGATCTCGTGTTTAGTTGGGGAACCCAGATAGAAGCCAGGATGCAACCCCAGCCTCCACCAGGACTGCAGAGTGCAGGCTGGCAtccaggggggcggggggcacctgACAGGCCCTTGTTGCCCACCCAAGCTGCTGAGAGCCCACCTCACTCAGGAAGCCCCACAGCACAGCGGAAGtgacccacccctgccccccaaggAGTGTCGGGGCCCTTTCACTGCAAcggcacaggcaaactggagtgTTCTGCCAGGCAAATGCCAATTCCAGGTATTCAGGGCAGGACTCCGGGGGAGCCGAGATCAGCCGTGTCTCAGGGACCCTCAGCCCAGTCCGACAAAGCGGCTGACAGGACTAAGGCTGACAAAGGAGTGAGCCAAGGCCAGCACCCGGAAGGAAGGCTGGAAGGTTGCTCCAAAGGTGGCCACAAGCTGCCTGGGGATGCCCACACACCCCAGCAGGCCCAGCCTGCCTGGCCCGGACCCACGTGACCCCAGGCTGAACTTCATCAATTCCATGACCACATAGGGATGGCAATGTCCCGACACCCCAGACCTGATGCCTGCAGTGATGGAGCCCGGAGATGAGAGGCCAGAGTTCCGAGAGACCGGCAGCCACACCGCCTGCCAGGGCAACTTGGCTGCTGTGTCTATAGGCCACCCTGCGTCTACAGGCACATCTACAGCTGGCACACCATGCCAGCTGCCAGCTGGGTCCTCTGAGAGCCCCAGTCCCATGCAGACTGGTCAGTGTGAAGGGAGGGCCACCTGAGCTCACCCAGAGCCTGTGGCCACAGCAAAAGCCTGAGCCTTACCTGCACACAGAGATACATTCCTGGGTAGACAGCCTGGGTTCCACCTGGGCCCAGAGGGGCTAACCCCCACCGGCTCCTGCATCAAGGAGGCAGTACACATAAGTCCTAAGAGGTCCCCCAAACATCAAGGTCAGGAGAGGCTGCTCACACCATCCCACAGCTAAGGCCAGCAGGCCACATAGGACACCCCACTCTCCAGACACGAGACCCCTTCCAGCAACCCCGGCTCAAGTCTACTCCAAACCCTGGAAGGTTCGACTCCCTTTCCCAAAGGAGGGCAAAGCCACTGGCTTTCCTGCACAAGAGGACTCAGGGCAGGTGGGCCGAGAGGCTACCCAAGAAGGGGCAACAAGGCAGAGGTCTTGGCCCCCACAGCCCTTCAGGAGAGCACCAGGAAGCAGGATGTTGGGAcctggggtcccatccctgccgGATAGGACCGTATGGCCTGGGCCTCAAGTAGGCATGGAGAGGAGCTGAAGATACAGGGTCGGGCCCGGGGAGCGGgggccctgccttccttcctcaaCACACAGGGCTGCCCAGGCACCACTCCTGGGGCCCAGCCTACACCCCACAGATGCTGGTGTCAGATGCCTCCAAGGCTGGAGACACTCCAAGTCAACAGGCTGTGGATGGTGCGACATCCTGGGAGCGGGGAGGCCCTGGGAGCGGGGCTGGGGGCCTAGATGGCTTAGCTGCAGCGAGCGCCTCCATACACCCTCACTGCACCCCGGGCTGCAGCACTCCAGCCTGCCTGCTTTGTatccagctcagcccctccccgtcccctctgaccccccccccccaggtctgGTGTCCCTATCCTTGACTTCCCTGGGGCAGAAATGAACACAGGGCTTCCGGCATGAAAACCAGCACAAGCCCCCAAGCTCACTGCTCAGGAGCGCCTGCGGGAGTCCGGAGTTGCCTGCCAGCAGGAAGGGTAGGATAGAGCTCAGGACTGGACACCCCACACCTTGGGGACACAAGCCTAGAACTGCAAAGGCCTCCCCACAACTCCAGACCCTCAGTGGTGGTCTGGCCCCTGAAGGCCCAGCCTGGCCACCCAGAAGGACCAGTCGGAGCCCCTTGCTGGGCTCCTTCAGGGGAGGCAGGCACTCACCCGCTCAACCACACAGAAAGGAGCCAGGCCTTGGTGATCCAGCCCCTCTTCTAATGCCTCCCTCAAGGTCACCAAGCCATCACCAGCTCTCTGACCCCACCCAAACGGCTCGGCTCGACTCTGTGGCACCTGGCCGGGCCACCCTGCCCCTAGCGTGGCAACTATTAGCAATAGATTAAAAAAGAGCCTTCTTGACATGCTTTACAATGGAATGCAAGGCCTGGATGGCCCACCATGAGCTCCAGCACAATCCAGGCTACCACTAAACCCTGTGTCCCAGGTGACCGGCCTCCAAGGAGAGCCCCTGCAGAAGCCATCAGGCCCATAGAGAACGAAGGCAGAGGGGACATTCTGATTCCAAAGTGAGAGCAGCCCCACATGCCAATAAGTGAACCTCAACCCTGGGAGGGAAGTGAGGGGCTTAGGACACTGGTAGAACCAGGCCTGGGGCTGGCTGCCGGACACCCTGTCTCTAGGagccctgccaccccccccccccccgccatcaaACCTGGACCAAAGACCTTCAAAGGTCCCCAAGGACCCATCATCCCAGCCCTGAGTCCCCAGAGCCTTAGTAGGTTGGCACAGGTGTAAAAGAAGGGGAAGCCAGAACTCCTggaaggcaggggctgggggccacTAGTTTTAACTTCTTACGTTTCTTCCAAACACATACTGTTGTTCTTCAAAATGCCAAAAGACAAGATGCTCAACTTTTAACGTTCAACAGCTGATGACACACTTGATAACAAAAacttataatatttagaaacaaatgTGATTGAACTTCTGTGTCTGAATAAATCATGCTTTAGATTTAACATAAAACGTGTTAAAATTTATATGCGTGCCAAGTTATATCACtttagcacatttttaaaaagcacaggcAGCTGTCAGCCCAGCTGGTGGTGTCCCCACCGCCCTCTCCCCATGGTGGGGTCACtggcctgctccctccccacccaaccGCGTTCGTGCGCCCTGGACAAAGGCGCTGCTGGGTCAAGGCCCTTCAGGCAAGCAAAGGGCAATGACTTGCAGAGGGCATCTGCAGCCCGATCCATCCATCCCTGGTCACCAAGCGGCAACCCGGACACTCCTGTCCTTGCCCTTGGCAGCTAATCCATCTCCAAATCACAGGGCTTCCTTCCTCCAAAAGAGATCCACTCTCCGGACGCTCGCTTCTCTTCCTGGAAGAGAAGCACCTACCTGTTCAAACAACGTCTGGGGCGGGGTGCCACTTCCTTCCACTGAGCACCGAGTAACGACCGCTCGCAAGACACGGGCGGGGACACCTCGGTGAACAAAATCCGAAAGCTCTGGCCCTCTCGGCGCCGGGATTTACTCTCCCCAGTCCTCTGCCTGGGCTCGGGGCCACTACTTTGCCAGAAGAGTCGGCCTCCCTGCCAGCACAGTCCGCCGGCCAGGGGGTGACGCCTCGCACGGGATGCTGCCCCGGCACCGCCCTGGCCTGCgagccgccccccgccccgggctcccctAGCTTCTTCCGATGGGCCTCGGCGCCGCTGCACACGCCTTTCCTCTGCCCGACGTCCCCTTCCACTTGGGTCTCAGCCGCACGGGTCCCTGTGCAGGCTCAGGACCCGACCGAGCACCGGCAGTCCGCACACCTCGGGGTTTTTTACTTCATCAAGCCGTCCCTGCACCCGCCCGGCCCCTGAGCCGCCTTGCGCCCTGCGGGACCCCGGACCCGCCACCAGAGGCCGCCGCACCCGGTCGGCCTCGCCGGCCCAGCCGCCCCGCGCGCGCTGCGGCGAGGACAGGGACTGCGAGGCAGTGCGCACGCGCAACGGGTGGGGCGGGGCCGCGGCTGCATTAACTCCCTCCGCGCCGGCCCGGGAGCTGTCCGCGCGGCGCGGCCCTTCGGAACGTGGCCAGCCAACCATCTGTCGGCCCCATGAAGTACGCACTCGCCCCGGATAGCCCCAGATATGTCCCCAGCGAGGGAGGTAAATGAAGAGTCCCCTACTCGGCTCGCCAGAAACGGCCCTGGCCCTTTAACGCTCCTCTCGCTCACTCCCATTGGCTAGGGCGCTTTACGTCATCGCCGCGCGCCCGACAGCGGCGCCTTCCCGCTCCCGAATCCTGACGCCAGAGCGGCGCCGGCCTTAGCGGCTGAGGACAGCGGGAGGAGGTTGCGGCGGCGGGAAGATGTAAGTTGGGGGAATCCGACCCCATCCGAGCTTCGGGGGCCGCCCGCAAAGCTCGGCGGGGTGCGTGGTTGCAGCCTGCCCGCTCCTCGGCCTCTCGGTAGGCCCGGCAGCCTGGCGGCGCGGCCGCGGCTGTGAGAAGAAAGAGTGTGGCCCGGGGCGGGCGGAGTGGGAGGCGCCGAGGCCGCGGCCCGGAAGTGGTCGGGGCCGCGGCGGGCGGAAGGGCGCCTCAGACCGTCCCCCATCTGCGGCGCGCCCGGCTAGGCCCGCGGGACTCGGAGCAGCCGGGAGCGCGGCGTCCGCCTTCGGGGCTCTGCGGCCGGCGTGGAGACCCGGGCCTGCCACGCCAGGCCCGGCGCCTGGACGGGGGAGTTGTGAGTGAACGCGGACGGGGGCGGTGGGGCGGAGGTGCTTTGTGGGGTGCGGTGGAGGACCGTGCCGTGGTCCGGGTGAGCCCCGGGGACGCGGCCGTTCTCTCCGTTCGCACGGCTGGTGCGGAAAATGCGCTCGGAAGAGGGGAAGTGCTTTGCAGGGGGGACCGGAGCGCCGCCGGCTCGACATGTAACtaactgttctctctctctccggcTTTCGGACGCGCACCTTTCCGGAGGATGGGGGCGGTGACCGAGGCCCGGTGCGGTGACCCGAGCTTGTGCGAACAGAGCGCCTCGGTCTGTGCGGTCTAGCACGCGGCCACGCCCGGCAAAGCCCGCTCGCCCTGTGCTCCTTGACGCGTAGGGTTGGCGCATCCCCGTGGTGCTCGTGGGCGTGGGGGGCCGTGGGGCGCGGGGTGGGGTCGGGGAGTGTGTCCCGCGCGTCCGTGCCGCGCACCGGGGCCCTGCGAGCCTGCCGGCCCGCGGCGATGTCCATGCCCCACGCGGGTGTTGGAAGGGCCtggtgcggggcggggggtgagtGTTTGCCCTGGTTGGCGGTGGACGAGATGACCTGGGGCCCATGGGTGGGCAGATCTTCACCGAGCGCTAGCCGCATCCCTTAGCCTCCGTGCACACCGTGGCTACTGGGACATTCGGCATGTGCTGTGGCTCCCGCTGTTCCCGGGGACAGTGCTGCAGTGGATGAGCACTCAGGAAGTCGTGCGGGACTTGGGACACAAGGGTTCATGTGCGGGGAAAGCCTCCAGACATGGAGAagcctcccttttttttttgacacaagCCGTAACCAGGTGCCAGGTTCCGTAACTGAGGACCCTGGGAGCTGCAGTTGTCTCTGTAACGCTCAGGAGGAAGGGGGTTCAGAAGGGTTCTGTGACttaccccaggtcacacagcagagcTTCGAatcagacaggcaggcagagtccaCTAATTCCTACCCTGAACTGTACTCCCTCGTTGTCCCAAGGCCACTGACCTTGTCCTTCCAGTGTTGCTCAGTACCTGTGGGACCTTCCTGTTTTAAGGCAGAAcatttaaacattaaacattCCCCCAACCCGGGGAAGAGCAGCAGAGGGGACTTTTGCTTGCTTCTGCTCTCACTATATCGCCCAGAGCTGGCCTGCCTTCTTGAGTCACCACCTTCTTCAGCATTCTGGGCACCCTTACCCCTGGGGAAACAATCCCAGGTGCTCACTTGTCTGTGTTACGTACAGGCTGTCGAGGAAAACGAGGTAGAATTGGTCGACACAGTCTCCCAGGGTCTTCGCCTGCAGCCCAGGCAGACTGTAGGAATCCACACTGGAGATGCTGACGATCaaagcccgccccccccccccaggagacAAGGCACAGAGTGGACTAGTAGTTTGTCTTGAGTTGTATTACGGAGCACATGCCGCGGTGTGGGTACTCCATTAGACATTAAGGAGCTGTGTCCTTGGATTCCAGTGccgcctcacacacacacacattcacacgcACACTTTATTTGGGGGTAACAGTGTAAACCTACAGAAAGGTCAAAAGAATTGCACAGTGGACCCCTGCATAACCACCCACCAAGATCCTACAAGTCACATTTGTGCCATATTTGCTTTATCCTATACCAGACCACCCACCAGTACGTTTCTGTTGCATTTTGAAGGAAACAGCAGACTTTAACGTATTTTTCCCATAACACTTCCATTTGCATTTCATTAGCTGAAGCTCGGCATTGGCATTGTCTGCTTTCTAACTTAACTGTTTTACTGCTTTTTCAGTGTTCGTATGGGACATTTTGTCTGCTTGCATTTGGGTGTTAAATGTTTTGGTGCTGGTacctgtcactttttttttttttttaaagattttatttatttgacagagagaaatcacaagtagacggagagacaggcagagagagagggggaagcaggctccccgctgagcagagagcccgatgcagactcgatcccaggaatctgagatcatgacctgagccgaaggcagcggcctaacccactgagccacccaggcgcccctacctttcACTTTTGAAATGGGTTTTGCTTCCAGTCATAGTATATCCAGTATGTCCTACAAGGAAATAGAACAAGAGATCTGACCACACCAGTAATCCTAGCAGGAGAGCCAAGCTTTTTTCTGTTCTGCATGCAAATGTGGTGTTGCAGTATTTCTAAGGGGATCATAGAGGGCTTATCAAATtaggagagaaaaacagatagTATGCCCCCTGTAACCTAACAGTGACAGGCACCGCCACCGCTTCCTTAAGGAAAAGACAACGAGGTGAGGTGAGGGTCTacttgcgggggtggggggacagtcCCCGAGGAATTGGAAGCGGTGCCTGTATGTTCCTGGCTTTGTGGACGCCCGCTGCTCCCTGTGTTCCTCGCCATCTTTCGTGTGCTCACCTTTTGACTGCAAAGTGGATTGTTGCCTTGCCAACTCGTTCACTCTGTAAATCCTTTTATCTTGTTATTAGGCTGAACTTTGGCGTAAATTGCAATCGATTAGGGATCGTTTCTCAAACTCGAGTTAGAAGTGAGAGTTCAGATAAGTGAGGCCACCATTGCTGCTTTGAACACCTCAGAAGGGGAGAATGGATTTATCAGGAGTGAAAAAGAAGAGCTTGCTAGgagtcaaagaaaataataaaaagtccaGCACTAGGTAATCCTTCTGTCAGACTTTTCTAGTGCTACTTTGGGGGTGATTGTGACTAGGGACTCTCAGAAAGGGGAATAGTGGAAATGACTTACATGTGACAGTGACGTGTCCTAAGCCACAGACCATTTTGCTCTGTGATCCTCTGGGATCTCGGTAACCCTTGGGATCCCCTCTTTTGGGTAGTGTTGTTTCCGGGTTTGGCCAGAGGGGTACGCGATCTCACACTCTAACTCACCATCCAGGGCTCCTTCTCCTACCAAACGCAAAGACCGCTCTGATGAGAAGTCCAAGGATCGCGCGAAAGATAAAGGAGCCGCCAAGGAGTCCAGCGAGAAGGACCGCGGCCGGGATAAGACTCGGAAGAGGCGCAGCGCGTCCAGTGGGAGCAGCAGCACCAGGTGGGAGCAGGCAGGGCCGGGCACCCAGCAGCCCCCACTGCGGCTGCGCCCATTTCCTTGCCAAAGCCACACGGGCGCTCTGTGGCCTCACTGTTTACACAGAAAACACTTCAAGCTTGTTAATCAAGGCCCAAATTACGCCAGACCAGTTTGGGTCTGCCCCCGTTGTCTGTGGAAAGTGGTGCTCATTAAAGAAGGGGacattttggttatttgtttCTCTCAAGTACTTTTTCATTCACACTCATGATTGGATTACCTTAGCctaaagcttatttttattttcgtTGAAAACCAgccccgggcgcctgggtggctcagtgggttaaagcctctgccttgggcttgggtcataatctcagggtcctgggatggagccccgcatcaggctctctgctcagcagggagcctgcttcccttcctccctctctctgcctgcctttctgtctacttgtgacctctgtcaaatatctaaataaaatgttttttttaaaaaaaagaagaaaaaaaaaagaaaagcagccgGAATCCCTTGGCAGCCCTCTTCGAGGCTGGCTTGGCGCTTCCCACCTGCCAAGCTGTATCTGTACTTCCCAGTAGGCACGGCTTCTGTATCGTTAGGAAgtcattccttcctttcctgtgtGAATGCTATGTGAATGCTGTTTCCTGTCCCCACCTAGAGTTTTGGCCGGGGTTGAGGGGGAGATACCATCGCCTCTCCCTGAGGAGGGAGACATTGAGGCTTGAAAATAGGAGGACAGGCTCTTTTTAGAAGCCTGAGCGCGTGCAGGCTCGTCCCGTGGGGAAAAGCGCTACCGTCCCCTGTTGCCCACGACACCTGCATCTCACTCGTCAGGTCCCGGTCCAGCTCTACCTCCAGCTCGGGCTCCAGCACCAGCACGGGCTCCAGTAGCGGCTCAAGCTCTTCTTCTGCGTCGAGCCGCTCAGGAAGTTCCAGCACATCCCGAAGCTCCAGCTCCAGCAGCTCCTCTGGCTCACCGAGCCCTTCTCGGCGCAGGCACGACAACAGGAGGCGTTCCCGCTCCAAGTAAGCTCCCTGGGGAGTGCCTCGGTTTGGGGGGGATTGCTCCCAAATTTGTAATTATCTGGGAACTTGAGTTTACAAACAGAGGGTTATAATGTTACAGTTGCTGTAAAAGCAGACCTCGAGAGGAGGCTTCCTGAAGCGGATGTAACTTGAATGTGCATGAACCGGTAGAGAAAGCTTCCATGTAAAAAACTCACCTTGGCAGTTAGCAGCCCCACTAACAAAAATTTTGACTTGACAAATCGttgctggtattttgttttttctatcaGATCCAAACCACCCAAGAgagatgagaaggaaaggaaaaggcgGAGTCCTTCCCCTAAGCCCACCAAAGTGCACATCGGGAGGCTCACCAGGAATGTGACCAAGGTGAGTGAGGGTCCTGGTTCCACCCAGCTGACAGTAGGGCGTGTCTCTTCTGCAGATACGTTAAATGGAAAGCTAGAGAAGCAGGCCTCAGCCACAGGTGAACTGAGAACAGAGGCTCTCAGAGGACTGGCGGGATGTGGTGCATAGAGCGGAGCAGTAACTCCTTCAGCGGGGCTGTTCGGTGTGAGAGAGACCTACCCTAGGTGCCCAGGCGTAGTCGTCATATGGGGACTTCTCAGCTCCCACGGGGCAGTTGTGGGTGTGCCTCAGAGTGACCCTTCTTTCCTCTAGGACCACATCATGGAAATATTCTCCACCTATGGGAAAATTAAAATGATCGACATGCCTGTAGAAAGGATGCACCCCCACCTGTCGAAAGGCTACGCGTACGTGGAGTTCGAGAACCCCGATGAAGCCGAGAAGGCACTGAAGCACATGGACGGAGGTGGGTGACCCTGCCGGCCCCCCGCCGGCTCCTGTCTCTGCTCCCTGTGTGGCCGCCAGGGCCCCATGCAGGGACCTTAGGGCTGGTTTGCAGCCTGGAGGCACATTGCAGTCTCCCTGGAGCTCTCTCTCGGGTTCCGGTTCTTAACCAGGGGGTGTGTGTTTACTGAAAacaagttttaacccactgagccacccaggcgcccctactgaaAACAAGTTTAATGGGACATTGTTCTTGGAAAAAGATCAGCAGATATGAATATATTAGCATTTTGAGAGTTTTCCAGTCTGTGAAAGCATAAGGATGaaatggggttttttgttttattttgtttttaataaagactGCATTATGAGTCAGTAATGAAGCACTTGGCTTTTTATACGGGAGTGTTTCCTTCCGTTTTCTTGGAGAGTCGTTTTCTATTGTACCAACATTTCAGCATTTTTAGGATTACTTTGTTGGATCCACACATTTTACCCGTTTCCTTAAAGCTTGTATCTTAACTGTTGCTGACACTTGTAGCTGTTCTGTAGGGTGCAGCATGGTTGTAACCTCACCTGAGCACCGTGAGTAGTTTCGGACGGCCACTTGTTTCGTCTTCAAGTCAGTGTTTTAAGGAGCTTGGAACTTGTCTCTGCCCCAGCTTGCTGCTGTTGTAATCTGGACAACCAGGGCCAAGAGCCAGGACTGCCTGGAGCACGCTGTGGGCTGCCAGGCCACCTAGGGAGGAGGGTCTGAGCACCCCAGAACCGTGACGGCCCCGTCACACATGCAGAAGAACAAGCGCAGTGGTTTGATGGGTGGCCGCCCTCGAGCCTTGGTACAGGTGATGTTAGGACACTTCCACTAAGCTAACTCTATTTTCACTCGACTTAAATACACTGTCGCCCCCCAGGCTCCACACAGCAGTTCTTGACTTTGTGAATCACACAATCACACCTTCGTTTTGGAGATCTTCAGTCACACATCTTTCAGAGTTGGAACACTTGATAAAAACCCAAGGACGCCGGCCACATCCAGGGTGTGCATGGCTGTACATAATTCCACATATTTTAAGCCTCTGGTAGGCCTCAAGTATGTGTCCACAAATGTGCTGCGCACCATGAGTGGGGGCATTGGCCAGATCGGTCCTCACAGCTGGGTGGTCAGTGCCTGTGAAGTTCCTGATTTGCTTTGGCAGTGGACCAGGGCACTGCCCCCCCGCCATGGGGGGGGGTGTTAGGCTGCATTTAGTTAAGTCTTTTGACTGTGTTCTGAACACGGGTTCACATGCCTAAGTTATTCCCTCGATACCTTTGCTATCTCCTTAACAGTAGGAATTGAGAAGATAAAAGAACTCTCCACCCTTTAGAGGCACACGGGCCTGTGCTCGGTGCCCTGAGCAGTCCCTGGACTGGGGTCAGCGTGCGTCCTCCCTGGGGTTCCTAGGTCTGCCCTTGTCTTTcttcgttctttctttttctgaggcCCCAAAGATTCTCCGGCTTCCGTCCTCCCTATTCTCCTTCAGTTGCATTCACACGCCTCGTTTTTTGGTCTGAGACACTTTTTCCAAACCCTTAAGACAGACTTGACAGCTGaaccctgttttattttgtttccgcACCCCCAGAagtcttttcttcctcctgaGCTGTGGTGCATTCATAGCTCGTCCAGAAATGTGGGTGCCACTcatccctgcccctgcctccaccGCCAAGCTCTTGTGGTGTGGTAGCCTAGTTACGGTGCCCTCATGGGGGCCTAGCACCCTGAGGCCACCTTCTGGTCTCCTGGGAGGTACCAGGTGAGGGGGCTTTTACAGCACAAGAGAGGACCAGGCTACCTAATTGGAGGCCACCTGTTCAGGGGTACTCTTTTTGAGTTCTTAAGCTTCACCCCCAATCTCAGTCCTGCGGAGCCCCCAGAATGTCCCCACTCCCCTTGCTGGTCCCCTTCCATTGTTCTGGAGGattaagttcagggtcagggcACAGTCCTCTCCTCATTGGATGGATTCAGGTGTTCCCTTAGGTGCTGCTTCCTCTTGGAGGTGGTTGTGCATCAGGTGCCCCGGGCATCCAGGTGGGAGTTCCCAGTGAGGGTCCGTGCTCCCCTGCAGACTTCCTGATGAAACCTCCAGTAGTAGTAATTGTCATATTTCTGTGATGAGTTTCGTTCCCCTGTCCTTGCTTACCACACCGGGCCTACAGCTGGCACGGGCTGGCCTAGGCTCTAGGGGCTTGTCAGATACTGTGTGACTTGATCCCTTTTTCAACAGGACA
The sequence above is a segment of the Mustela lutreola isolate mMusLut2 chromosome 17, mMusLut2.pri, whole genome shotgun sequence genome. Coding sequences within it:
- the RNPS1 gene encoding RNA-binding protein with serine-rich domain 1 isoform X2 — translated: MAPSPTKRKDRSDEKSKDRAKDKGAAKESSEKDRGRDKTRKRRSASSGSSSTRSRSSSTSSSGSSTSTGSSSGSSSSSASSRSGSSSTSRSSSSSSSSGSPSPSRRRHDNRRRSRSKSKPPKRDEKERKRRSPSPKPTKVHIGRLTRNVTKDHIMEIFSTYGKIKMIDMPVERMHPHLSKGYAYVEFENPDEAEKALKHMDGGQIDGQEITATAVLAPWPRPPPRRFSPPRRMLPPPPMWRRSPPRMRRRSRSPRRRSPVRRRSRSPGRRRHRSRSSSNSSR
- the RNPS1 gene encoding RNA-binding protein with serine-rich domain 1 isoform X1, with product MDLSGVKKKSLLGVKENNKKSSTRAPSPTKRKDRSDEKSKDRAKDKGAAKESSEKDRGRDKTRKRRSASSGSSSTRSRSSSTSSSGSSTSTGSSSGSSSSSASSRSGSSSTSRSSSSSSSSGSPSPSRRRHDNRRRSRSKSKPPKRDEKERKRRSPSPKPTKVHIGRLTRNVTKDHIMEIFSTYGKIKMIDMPVERMHPHLSKGYAYVEFENPDEAEKALKHMDGGQIDGQEITATAVLAPWPRPPPRRFSPPRRMLPPPPMWRRSPPRMRRRSRSPRRRSPVRRRSRSPGRRRHRSRSSSNSSR